In Candidatus Dependentiae bacterium, one DNA window encodes the following:
- a CDS encoding PD-(D/E)XK nuclease domain-containing protein, translated as IGKLLGFDIQSEISTDKGRIDLVFSTVGHVYLFELKFKVSAAIALKQIEEQRYYEKYLLTGKKITLIGLSFKHTKHKLTLDYAAKNIK; from the coding sequence TTATAGGAAAATTGCTTGGTTTTGATATACAATCTGAGATAAGTACTGACAAAGGCAGAATTGATTTAGTTTTTTCAACAGTAGGTCATGTATATTTGTTTGAACTAAAATTTAAGGTAAGTGCTGCAATAGCCCTAAAACAAATTGAAGAACAGCGCTACTATGAAAAATATTTGTTAACGGGAAAGAAGATAACATTAATAGGGCTTTCTTTTAAACATACCAAACATAAACTAACTTTGGATTACGCTGCTAAAAACATAAAATAA